A single window of Dehalococcoidia bacterium DNA harbors:
- the trxA gene encoding thioredoxin — translation MTTHSAYVFDVDERSFQSDVIERSRSVPVVVDFWAEWCGPCRMLGPVLERLAEQHAGAFELAKLNTDENPRIAQAFQIQGIPAVKAFKDGRVVEEFVGALPESRVLDWLQRFLPNEADALAARGDELAAAGHQNAAEDAYREALAHTAGHAGATIGLARVLAGRGEVGEAEALRLLSALPADPRANQLRAEIGLRTAGGGADLAELERRVAENPGDAAAQCELGTALAAQGRYEPALEHLLESVRRDRTLNDDAARRAMLDLFNILGEESPLTQTYRKQLSYVLF, via the coding sequence ATGACAACGCATTCGGCATATGTCTTCGACGTGGACGAGCGCTCGTTCCAGAGCGACGTGATCGAGCGCTCCCGCTCGGTGCCGGTGGTGGTGGATTTCTGGGCGGAGTGGTGCGGGCCCTGCCGCATGCTCGGGCCGGTTTTGGAGCGGCTGGCGGAGCAGCACGCCGGCGCCTTCGAACTGGCGAAGCTGAACACGGACGAAAACCCGCGCATCGCCCAGGCCTTCCAGATTCAGGGCATCCCCGCGGTGAAGGCGTTCAAAGATGGCCGCGTGGTCGAGGAGTTCGTCGGAGCGCTGCCCGAGTCGCGCGTGCTGGACTGGTTGCAGCGCTTCCTGCCCAACGAGGCCGATGCGCTGGCGGCGCGCGGCGACGAGCTGGCCGCGGCCGGCCACCAGAACGCGGCCGAAGACGCCTATCGCGAGGCGTTGGCGCACACGGCCGGCCACGCCGGTGCGACGATCGGTCTTGCCCGCGTGCTGGCCGGCCGCGGCGAGGTGGGTGAGGCCGAGGCGCTGCGGCTGCTCTCTGCCCTGCCCGCCGATCCGCGCGCCAACCAGCTCCGCGCCGAGATCGGCCTGCGCACGGCGGGCGGCGGCGCCGACCTCGCCGAGCTCGAACGCCGCGTTGCAGAGAACCCAGGCGATGCGGCGGCGCAGTGCGAGCTGGGGACGGCGCTGGCGGCGCAGGGCCGCTATGAGCCGGCGCTGGAGCATCTGCTCGAATCCGTGCGGCGTGACCGTACCCTGAACGACGACGCGGCGCGCCGGGCGATGCTCGACCTGTTCAACATCCTCGGCGAAGAGAGCCCGCTG
- a CDS encoding acyl-CoA dehydrogenase family protein: MTIASENDLLAAARGLAPLIAQYHDEIERERRLPLPIVAALQDAGVFRMTMPRSLGGLEAEPRLQFEVLEALSQLDASVGWCGYIGGGAGWFSAYLDEATARQMYPHPDVIGGGAVRPAGRARVVPGGYRVSGRWPFGSGAHHCDWLVGGCFVFDGEERRLDDAGRPDVCMVLMPAADCEIIDTWVTTGLRGSGSVDYAANDRYVPAERSFSLATSPIQQNGPLYRLRTMFLLNHAAVALGSGRAAIDALLALATDKRRVTGTPLREEAYAQAAVARAEALVGAARSYVLTVLDEIWHTLLTGEEASEQQRARFRLAIVNSHTAAVEAVDLMYHTGGGSALYATSPLDRLFRDIHTINQHVIVAPKTYEQSGRVLLGLDPGVPFF, encoded by the coding sequence ATGACGATCGCTTCGGAGAATGACCTTCTCGCCGCGGCGCGTGGCCTTGCGCCGCTGATCGCGCAGTATCACGACGAGATCGAGCGCGAGCGGCGGCTGCCGTTGCCGATCGTGGCCGCGTTGCAGGACGCCGGCGTCTTCCGTATGACCATGCCGCGCTCGCTGGGCGGGCTGGAAGCTGAGCCGCGCCTGCAGTTCGAGGTGCTGGAGGCGCTCTCGCAACTCGACGCCTCCGTCGGCTGGTGCGGCTACATCGGCGGCGGGGCCGGCTGGTTTTCCGCCTACCTGGACGAGGCGACGGCGCGGCAGATGTATCCGCACCCCGACGTGATAGGCGGCGGCGCGGTACGGCCCGCGGGGCGTGCCCGGGTAGTGCCGGGCGGCTATCGGGTCTCCGGACGCTGGCCGTTCGGCAGCGGCGCCCATCACTGCGATTGGTTGGTCGGCGGCTGCTTCGTTTTTGACGGTGAGGAGCGGCGCCTTGATGACGCGGGCCGGCCAGACGTGTGCATGGTGCTCATGCCGGCCGCCGATTGCGAAATCATCGACACCTGGGTCACGACTGGGCTGCGCGGCAGCGGCAGCGTGGACTACGCCGCCAACGATCGGTACGTCCCGGCCGAGCGCAGCTTCAGCCTCGCAACGTCCCCGATTCAGCAGAATGGTCCCCTCTATCGACTCCGCACCATGTTCCTGCTCAACCACGCCGCCGTGGCGCTCGGCAGCGGCCGCGCCGCGATCGACGCCCTGCTGGCGCTGGCCACGGACAAGAGACGTGTGACCGGCACGCCCCTGCGCGAGGAGGCCTACGCCCAGGCGGCGGTGGCGCGGGCCGAGGCGCTGGTCGGCGCGGCGCGGTCCTACGTGCTGACCGTGCTGGACGAGATCTGGCACACGCTGCTTACCGGCGAGGAGGCGAGCGAGCAGCAGCGCGCCCGCTTCCGCCTGGCGATCGTCAACTCCCACACGGCGGCGGTAGAGGCCGTGGACCTGATGTACCACACCGGCGGCGGCTCGGCGCTGTACGCCACGAGTCCGCTCGACCGGC